In the genome of Urocitellus parryii isolate mUroPar1 chromosome 7, mUroPar1.hap1, whole genome shotgun sequence, the window CTAGGGCTCTGCTGCTCCTGAGCTGCTTCTCAAGAATCTCCCCATGGATCGCACCGTGGTGCTCATCACTGGCTGCTCCTCAGGCATCGGCCTGCACCTGGCCCTTCGGCTGGCTTCAGACCCGTCCCGGAGCTTTAAAGGTATAAGAGGGGCCAGCATGGATAGATTTCCCCTAGAGGTAAGCAGGGCATTCAAATCTTCATCCTCTCCCAAACCTTCAGTGTATGCCACGATGAGGGACCTGAGGGCTCAAGGCCAGCTGTGGAAGGCAGCCCGGGCCCGGGGATGCCCTTCCGACTCGCTGGAGACGCTGGAATTGGACGTGAGGGACTCAGATTCTGTGGCTGCTGCCCGGGCACGCGTGACCGAGGGCCGTGTGGATGTGCTGGGTGAGCCTCCCCCCGAAATGTGTACAAGAGCCATCCTTGTCCAGAGCCCAAACCAGAATGCCCCAAGCACAGGGAACCCTGGGGGATAGTCTGGGGCTGTCACTGGTCTGTTGGTCGCCTAGGGCGGGTCTCTCTTCTTACAGTGTGCAATGCGGGACGGGGTCTTCTTGGACCCCTAGAGGCCCACGGGCTGGACGCCGTGGGCTCGGTGCTGGACGTGAATGTGGTTGGGACCGTGCGAACACTGCAGGCCTTCTTGCCGGACATGAAGCGGCGCGGCTCAGGCCGCATAATGGTGACCGGGAGCGTGGGAGGCCTGATGGGTGAGTAGAAGGGGCGGGGCCTCCCCCAGCCGCTCCCCGCCTGGACGCAGGTCTGAGCTGCAGAACTCAGCGACCTCACCTCTCTTCCAAGGGCTTCCCTTCAACGCAGTGTACTGCGCCAGCAAGTTCGCGCTTGAGGGTTTGTGCGAGAGTCTGGCGGTTCTGCTGCTGCCCTTTGGAGTCCAGTAAGTCACCTGAAACTTCTGAACCCTTGGAAACCCAAGCCCGGGATTTTTGTTGGGGTGGCTCTCCGGTGGGTCCCCGCCCTCCTTCCCAGACCCCGATGGTTGTGtggcaggcactgtgctgggcctTTGACACACATGATCTCATTCACTTGCCGAAAAGCACAGGTCCACAGAGGTCACACCGTTCTAGTTACCCACCCAGACTCAAATTCCGTCGCTAAAGTCTCCCTCGAAGCCTCAGGTGGACACGGGAGCACTTCTCGGGCAGTCAGCCGCTTCGCAAACACTTCGGTTTTGCAAAGCAGCCTGCGCGCAGCGGCTATCCTCTCCGCGGACCCAGGCCAGCCCTGATGTCCGCTTCTGCCAACTCGCCGCTCTTTTCCGCAGCGTGAGCCTCATCGAGTGCGGTCCAGTGCACACGGCCTTCTATGAAAAGTTAGAGGGCGGCCCGGGAGGGACGCTGAACCACACAGATGCCCAGACCCGCCACCTCTTCTCACTCTACCAGCGCCACTGCGAGCAGATCATCCGTGAGGCGCAGGACCCAGAGGAGGTGACAGAGGTGGGTGCTCTCAGGGACTCGAGGGAGGCTGGGAAGAGGGAGGCACACCGTGATCCAAGCCCACGCTTCTATTCCGGCCCCGCAGGTCTTCCTCACTGCGCTGCGTGCCCCAAAGCCATCCCTGCGCTACTACAGCACCGAGCGCTTCCTGCCCCTGTCCCGGCTGCGCCTCGAGGACCCCAGTGGCTGCAGCTACGTGACTGCCATGCACCATGCTGTGTTCGCTGACCAGCCTGCCGAGGCAGCTGGGACCAGAGAACCCGGGGACCCTGAGCTCGGTGCGTCTCCTGCAGCCCCGAAATAAAGGCTTTGTCTGCTACTGTCTCCTCGCGCCCTCCTTTGCCTCCCAGGATGTGCAGGTGATAGCGCAGGGGTGGCGGCTGCATTGCGCTGGTGCGCAGCGGGTGAATGATCAGGACAATTCTCGGAGCCCCCGTTCTACCTATGTGGAGACAGATATCCAGCAGAGGGAGATAACACGGGGTCACGCCTCAAATCCAGGGGACTGCCTGCATACTAGAACTGTCTCTGGATGCCCAAGGGAAGTCTGCAACAGTGGAAATTAGGTGGACTCAAGTTTGGAGAAAGCCCGGTTGTGACCTGGCCTTTATTACTCAAGGGAATCCCAGGCAATGCCCTTACCTACCCTGAAtctgtttacttttctttctttctttttaaaatatgtattttaggtgtagatggacacaacataatgcctttatttttatgtggtgctgaggaacctgggtcccacccctgctaggcgagtgctctaccactgagccacaatcctagcccctctttcttttttaatatctttgttttgtttatttatttttatgtgatactgaggatcaaaccccatccCTCCCACatgtgagcactctgccactgagccacaactccagccctgaatcTGTtcatatctgtaaaatgagttCAATACCTCTCTCATGGGTTGAAGACCAAGTGAGATAATACCTGTGAAGTGCTAGTGTGGAGGGTTTCGTTTtgtttacagtgctggggatggaacccagtgctgacttaggccagcactctactactgagctagacCCCCACTATGC includes:
- the Hsd17b1 gene encoding 17-beta-hydroxysteroid dehydrogenase type 1 isoform X1; the protein is MDRTVVLITGCSSGIGLHLALRLASDPSRSFKVYATMRDLRAQGQLWKAARARGCPSDSLETLELDVRDSDSVAAARARVTEGRVDVLVCNAGRGLLGPLEAHGLDAVGSVLDVNVVGTVRTLQAFLPDMKRRGSGRIMVTGSVGGLMGLPFNAVYCASKFALEGLCESLAVLLLPFGVHVSLIECGPVHTAFYEKLEGGPGGTLNHTDAQTRHLFSLYQRHCEQIIREAQDPEEVTEVFLTALRAPKPSLRYYSTERFLPLSRLRLEDPSGCSYVTAMHHAVFADQPAEAAGTREPGDPELGASPAAPK
- the Hsd17b1 gene encoding 17-beta-hydroxysteroid dehydrogenase type 1 isoform X2; protein product: MDRTVVLITGCSSGIGLHLALRLASDPSRSFKVYATMRDLRAQGQLWKAARARGCPSDSLETLELDVRDSDSVAAARARVTEGRVDVLEAHGLDAVGSVLDVNVVGTVRTLQAFLPDMKRRGSGRIMVTGSVGGLMGLPFNAVYCASKFALEGLCESLAVLLLPFGVHVSLIECGPVHTAFYEKLEGGPGGTLNHTDAQTRHLFSLYQRHCEQIIREAQDPEEVTEVFLTALRAPKPSLRYYSTERFLPLSRLRLEDPSGCSYVTAMHHAVFADQPAEAAGTREPGDPELGASPAAPK